A window from Kovacikia minuta CCNUW1 encodes these proteins:
- the psaB gene encoding photosystem I core protein PsaB has translation MATKFPSFSQDLAQDPTTRRIWYGIATAHDFESHDGMTEENLYQKIFASHFGHIAIIFLWTSGLLFHVAWQGNFEQWIKDPLHIRPIAHAIWDPQFGKAAVDAFTQAGASYPVDISYSGVYHWWYTQGIRTNGDLYQGAIFLLILSALFLFAGWLHLQPKFRPSLAWFKNAESRLNHHLAGLFGVSSLAWAGHLIHVAIPESRGQHVGWNNFLSTPPHPAGLAPFFTGNWGVYAENPDTASHVFGTAEGSGSAILTFLGGFHPQTESLWLTDIAHHHLAIAVLFIVAGHMYRTNFGIGHNIKEMMDSKNFFGKSVEGPFNMPHQGIYETYNNSLHFQLGWHLACLGVITSLVAQHMYSIPPYAFLSKDFTTQAALYTHHQYIAGFLMVGAFAHGAIFWVRDYDPEANKGNVLARMLDHKEALISHLSWVSLFLGFHTLGLYVHNDVVVAFGTPEKQILIEPVFAQFIQASHGKVVYGLSTLLSNPDSIAATAWPNYGNVWLPGWLDAINSGTNSLFLTIGPGDFLVHHAIALGLHTTTLILVKGALDARGSKLMPDKKDFGYSFPCDGPGRGGTCDISAWDAFYLATFWMLNTIGWVTFYWHWKHLGIWQGNVSQFNESSTYLMGWFRDYLWQYSAVTINGYNPYGVNNLSVWSWMFLLAHLAWAVGFMFLISWRGYWQELIETLVWAHERTPLANLVRWKDKPVALSIVQARVVGLTHFAVGYVLTYAAFVLSATAGKFP, from the coding sequence ATGGCAACTAAATTTCCATCATTTAGCCAGGACCTCGCTCAAGATCCGACAACTCGTCGCATCTGGTACGGGATTGCCACAGCCCACGATTTTGAAAGCCATGACGGGATGACGGAGGAGAATCTTTACCAAAAGATCTTCGCTTCGCACTTCGGTCACATCGCGATCATCTTCCTGTGGACTTCCGGTCTCCTGTTCCACGTAGCTTGGCAAGGCAATTTTGAACAGTGGATCAAAGATCCGCTCCATATCCGTCCCATCGCCCATGCGATTTGGGACCCTCAATTTGGTAAGGCTGCCGTAGATGCCTTCACTCAGGCAGGTGCGTCTTATCCGGTTGATATTTCCTACTCTGGGGTTTACCACTGGTGGTATACGCAGGGCATTAGGACGAATGGTGACCTGTATCAGGGCGCAATTTTCCTCCTGATTTTGTCAGCGCTCTTCCTGTTTGCTGGCTGGCTGCATCTGCAACCCAAATTCCGTCCCAGTCTGGCGTGGTTTAAGAACGCCGAGTCCCGGTTAAATCACCACCTGGCTGGTTTGTTTGGAGTGAGCTCCCTGGCATGGGCAGGTCATCTAATCCACGTGGCCATTCCTGAGTCCCGTGGTCAGCATGTAGGTTGGAATAATTTCCTTTCTACCCCTCCCCATCCCGCTGGTTTGGCTCCCTTCTTCACTGGAAACTGGGGAGTCTATGCGGAAAATCCTGACACTGCTAGTCATGTGTTTGGCACAGCCGAAGGGTCTGGTTCAGCAATTCTGACTTTCCTGGGTGGCTTCCATCCTCAAACGGAGTCTCTCTGGTTGACGGATATTGCTCACCACCATTTGGCGATCGCCGTCCTGTTCATTGTTGCGGGTCATATGTACCGCACCAACTTCGGGATTGGTCACAACATCAAGGAGATGATGGACTCCAAAAACTTCTTTGGTAAGTCTGTCGAAGGTCCGTTTAACATGCCTCACCAGGGCATTTACGAAACCTACAACAACTCCCTCCACTTCCAATTGGGTTGGCACCTGGCTTGCCTGGGCGTGATCACCTCTTTGGTGGCACAGCACATGTATTCCATCCCTCCCTATGCCTTCCTTTCCAAGGATTTCACGACGCAAGCTGCACTCTACACCCATCACCAGTACATCGCTGGATTCTTGATGGTTGGCGCGTTTGCCCACGGTGCAATCTTCTGGGTACGGGATTATGACCCCGAAGCAAATAAGGGGAACGTGCTGGCACGGATGCTGGACCATAAAGAAGCACTCATTTCTCACCTGAGTTGGGTGTCGTTGTTCCTTGGTTTCCATACGCTGGGTCTGTACGTTCACAATGACGTTGTTGTTGCCTTTGGTACACCTGAGAAGCAAATTCTGATTGAGCCGGTCTTTGCCCAGTTCATTCAGGCTTCCCACGGAAAGGTGGTCTATGGTCTCAGCACGCTGCTGTCTAATCCGGATAGCATTGCTGCGACTGCCTGGCCGAACTACGGCAACGTTTGGCTGCCCGGTTGGTTGGATGCCATTAACAGTGGAACCAACTCCCTGTTCCTGACCATTGGTCCTGGCGATTTCCTGGTTCACCACGCGATCGCTCTGGGTCTGCACACCACCACCTTGATTTTGGTCAAGGGTGCGTTGGATGCTCGTGGTTCTAAGCTGATGCCCGATAAGAAAGACTTCGGTTACAGCTTCCCCTGCGACGGTCCTGGTCGGGGCGGCACCTGCGACATCTCGGCTTGGGATGCGTTCTATCTCGCTACCTTCTGGATGCTGAACACCATTGGTTGGGTCACCTTCTACTGGCACTGGAAGCATCTGGGTATCTGGCAAGGAAATGTATCTCAGTTCAATGAGAGTTCGACCTACCTGATGGGTTGGTTTAGGGATTACCTCTGGCAGTATTCAGCCGTTACCATTAATGGTTACAACCCCTATGGGGTGAATAACCTCTCAGTCTGGTCCTGGATGTTCCTGCTGGCTCACCTAGCTTGGGCAGTTGGCTTCATGTTCCTGATCTCCTGGAGAGGTTACTGGCAAGAGTTGATCGAAACGCTGGTGTGGGCGCACGAACGCACACCTCTGGCGAACCTGGTTCGTTGGAAGGACAAGCCCGTTGCTCTGTCGATCGTTCAGGCTCGTGTGGTTGGTTTAACCCACTTTGCGGTTGGTTATGTTCTGACCTACGCTGCCTTCGTCCTCTCTGCAACGGCAGGCAAGTTCCCCTAA
- a CDS encoding PEP/pyruvate-binding domain-containing protein: MAILYWLNQIEPNHLFLVGNKAFYLSRLLQKGYPVVPGFVVSTYTFREFLETIAWSEPLFSDLPNSSLHLDIENPHQLKKIAQQIRRAIHDAELPSEWISTVLEAAQQLQSPVLALRPSLIVQKTARSPQSNPVAVGRSSALFNLQVCQSNETDLVRGLKTLWAELFGAKSLFYWQRSGVPLTTGSVGSVGAAALACDRLWDGTHSARSL, encoded by the coding sequence TTGGCTATTCTTTACTGGCTTAACCAGATTGAACCGAACCACCTCTTTCTGGTGGGAAACAAAGCCTTTTACCTGAGCCGATTGTTACAGAAGGGCTATCCGGTTGTACCAGGTTTTGTGGTATCTACTTACACGTTTCGAGAATTTTTGGAAACGATCGCCTGGTCGGAGCCGTTATTTTCTGACCTGCCCAACTCTTCCCTGCACCTGGATATTGAGAACCCCCACCAGCTAAAAAAGATCGCTCAACAAATCCGCCGAGCTATCCATGATGCTGAATTACCAAGTGAATGGATTTCAACGGTGCTTGAGGCGGCGCAACAGTTGCAGTCCCCTGTGCTGGCTTTGCGCCCTTCTCTGATTGTCCAGAAAACAGCCAGATCCCCCCAATCTAACCCGGTTGCTGTCGGTAGAAGTTCTGCCCTGTTTAATCTGCAAGTGTGTCAGTCGAACGAGACGGATCTGGTCAGGGGCTTAAAGACCCTTTGGGCCGAATTATTTGGGGCAAAGAGTTTGTTTTACTGGCAACGATCGGGGGTTCCGCTTACAACAGGTTCGGTTGGCAGTGTTGGTGCAGCCGCTCTGGCCTGCGATCGCCTCTGGGACGGTACTCACTCAGCAAGATCGCTTTGA
- a CDS encoding putative PEP-binding protein, whose product MQPLWPAIASGTVLTQQDRFEVQATGGLGMAIAWGEVTPDVYHINPENHAVQSRHLGSRTIAYQVGENGTGGIDTVHTSPLLQAHLLPVEQQQRYVLDAQQLEAVTQLAHRLVAEIGILLEFEWTLTTAGSSQPQLYVTQVVPRTPLMVNYQDSQRLERQKNSDRDRTQPKVPTEIPAGSHLLLTGLAAAGGRAIARARVVTQDDESLETIQPGTVLVSDSILPHWLLLIKQAAAIVTEQGTMTSHSAIIAREAGVPAVMGATNATRWIQTDDLVIVDGDQGKVYWVDQNLAEAALEGERAEGRRQEAEGRGQEPEQDTGTEKSLPPSPLQTRLMVNLSQPESLERLKNLPIDGVGLLRSELLAIGLFNQHHPNLWLQPEQGAEFVTRLAESLCQFAAALLPRPVYYRSLDFRSHEFRELPGGETIPREINPMLGMRGTFSYMVNPALFDLELAALAQVQQSGYQNIHLMLPFVRTVEEFRFCHQRILQAGLKRCAQFQLWMMAEVPSVLFLVPEYVQAGVQGISIGTNDLTQLLLGVDRDNQQMATAFEERHPAVKAAIAHLIQQAKQAGIPCSICGQAPSRYPDLVEDLVHWGINSISVELDAVETTYEAILRAEDRG is encoded by the coding sequence GTGCAGCCGCTCTGGCCTGCGATCGCCTCTGGGACGGTACTCACTCAGCAAGATCGCTTTGAAGTCCAGGCTACGGGTGGATTGGGGATGGCGATCGCCTGGGGTGAAGTAACCCCCGATGTTTATCACATCAACCCTGAAAATCATGCGGTTCAATCCCGACACCTGGGAAGTCGGACAATTGCCTACCAGGTCGGGGAGAACGGAACCGGAGGAATTGATACCGTTCACACCTCACCCCTCCTGCAAGCCCATTTATTGCCTGTAGAACAGCAACAGCGCTATGTTTTAGACGCTCAACAATTAGAAGCAGTGACTCAACTTGCCCATCGGCTGGTTGCTGAAATTGGCATCTTGCTTGAGTTTGAGTGGACCCTAACCACAGCAGGCAGTTCCCAACCCCAGCTCTATGTGACCCAGGTTGTGCCCAGAACACCGTTGATGGTTAACTATCAGGATTCCCAGCGGTTAGAAAGGCAGAAAAACTCCGATCGAGACAGAACACAGCCGAAAGTTCCGACTGAAATTCCGGCAGGTTCCCATTTGCTGCTAACGGGGTTAGCTGCGGCAGGGGGAAGGGCGATCGCCCGCGCCAGGGTGGTTACCCAGGATGATGAATCTTTAGAAACGATTCAACCCGGAACAGTTTTGGTGTCAGACTCCATCCTGCCTCACTGGCTATTGCTAATTAAGCAAGCAGCCGCGATTGTCACAGAACAGGGGACAATGACGAGCCATAGTGCGATTATTGCCAGGGAAGCGGGTGTACCTGCCGTGATGGGTGCCACCAATGCCACGCGCTGGATTCAAACAGATGATTTGGTGATTGTCGATGGCGATCAAGGTAAGGTGTACTGGGTTGACCAAAATCTGGCAGAAGCGGCGTTGGAGGGCGAAAGGGCAGAAGGTAGAAGGCAGGAGGCAGAAGGCAGAGGGCAGGAGCCAGAGCAAGACACCGGGACTGAGAAGAGCCTTCCCCCTTCCCCCCTTCAGACTCGGCTGATGGTGAACCTGAGCCAACCAGAGTCCCTGGAACGGTTAAAAAATTTGCCGATCGACGGAGTTGGGTTACTTCGGTCAGAATTACTGGCGATCGGATTGTTTAACCAGCACCATCCCAATCTATGGCTGCAACCAGAACAGGGGGCTGAATTTGTGACGCGATTGGCAGAAAGCCTTTGTCAATTTGCGGCTGCCCTGTTGCCCCGTCCGGTTTACTACCGCTCCCTGGATTTTCGTTCCCACGAGTTTCGGGAACTGCCAGGCGGGGAAACAATTCCCAGGGAAATTAACCCCATGCTAGGAATGCGGGGCACCTTCAGCTATATGGTGAATCCAGCCCTATTTGACCTGGAACTGGCGGCATTGGCTCAGGTGCAGCAATCTGGCTACCAAAATATTCACCTCATGCTCCCATTTGTTCGTACCGTTGAAGAGTTTCGCTTTTGCCATCAACGTATCCTTCAGGCTGGCTTAAAGCGTTGTGCCCAATTTCAACTCTGGATGATGGCGGAGGTTCCCTCGGTTCTGTTTCTTGTACCGGAGTATGTGCAGGCGGGAGTTCAAGGAATTTCCATTGGCACGAATGATCTAACCCAGTTATTGTTAGGCGTCGATCGCGACAATCAGCAAATGGCAACTGCTTTTGAAGAACGCCATCCAGCAGTCAAAGCGGCGATCGCCCATTTGATTCAGCAAGCAAAACAAGCGGGAATTCCCTGTTCCATCTGTGGACAAGCCCCCAGTCGTTACCCAGATCTGGTTGAAGATTTAGTTCATTGGGGAATTAATAGTATCTCCGTCGAATTGGATGCGGTCGAGACAACCTATGAGGCGATTCTACGGGCTGAGGACAGGGGGTAG
- a CDS encoding DUF1361 domain-containing protein yields the protein MNWISVVWQVLMGTSRWMAWNLFLALVPFGLSIWLFRLSTVRSLVWWVGLFLFVAFLPNAPYVLTDLIHLIRDIQLTDSLAINILVILPKYLLFILIGFESYVLCLINLGIYLKRQNLNSWVPQVELVLHALSAIGIYLGRIERLNSWDIVFRPHHVLSSVAENLLNREPLIFMTIALLTISGLYWLLKQLTLAVLLQRHYSKTLAQHSNSLNQ from the coding sequence ATGAACTGGATTTCTGTTGTCTGGCAGGTTTTAATGGGTACGAGCAGGTGGATGGCATGGAATCTGTTTCTAGCTCTGGTGCCATTTGGACTCAGTATCTGGCTGTTTCGGTTATCGACAGTACGCTCCCTGGTCTGGTGGGTTGGGCTATTTCTATTTGTGGCTTTTCTGCCCAATGCACCCTATGTCTTGACCGATCTCATTCACCTGATCAGAGATATTCAGTTGACTGATTCTCTGGCAATCAACATCCTGGTCATTCTTCCCAAATACCTGCTGTTCATATTGATTGGGTTTGAGTCCTATGTCCTGTGTTTAATCAATTTAGGGATCTATCTCAAACGGCAGAATCTTAACAGTTGGGTTCCTCAGGTTGAGCTAGTTTTGCATGCCCTCAGCGCGATCGGGATCTATTTGGGACGGATTGAACGCTTGAACAGTTGGGACATTGTATTCCGACCTCACCACGTCCTCAGCAGTGTTGCAGAAAATCTCCTGAATAGAGAACCCCTCATCTTCATGACGATCGCCCTGCTGACGATTTCAGGGCTATATTGGCTGCTAAAACAACTAACCCTGGCTGTCCTTCTGCAAAGACACTATAGCAAAACCTTGGCGCAGCATTCTAATTCACTCAATCAGTAA
- a CDS encoding sodium-dependent transporter, whose product MSRQRWSSRTVFLLAALGSALGLGNVWRFPYLAGKYGGGAFLLPYLIALVLVGIPMLMLEFAIGQKMQRGAIDCFRKLHGRFAGLGIYTLVTSFIICAYYVVVMAWCLLYFLASFGVKWSGNAKNFFYQDILQVSESVSNLGGINWSVLLALLVVWIAIYFCVWKGTESVGKVVQYSVPLPVILLGVLLLRAVTLPGFQEGWRMYLSPTWSALIDPEVWTAAFSQTFYTLSLAFGIMIAYGSYKEDGEDIARDSWLTTLFNTAISLLAGFVVFGILGYMAWQTKTPITELAASGPGLAFVVFPEALSLMPLPGLFSVLFFLMLFSLGIDSAFSLVEALNAAILDRHPQFKTAKVSLWVCLAGFVAGIIFTTRAGLYLLDIADHFTTNYNLMLIGIFQAILVGWIYGAEKLRRYIDRVSDWQVGKWWNVSIKFIIPAVLMGLLATQLTTDIRKPYEGYPAWALGMGWAIVLLPLLYFLFSILKDRNLSEYEQT is encoded by the coding sequence ATGTCCCGTCAACGTTGGAGTTCGAGAACCGTTTTTTTGCTGGCGGCGCTAGGCTCAGCCCTGGGTTTGGGGAATGTCTGGCGGTTTCCCTACCTGGCAGGAAAGTACGGGGGTGGCGCGTTTCTGCTTCCCTACTTGATCGCGTTAGTTTTGGTGGGAATACCCATGCTAATGCTGGAATTTGCGATCGGACAAAAGATGCAACGGGGGGCGATCGACTGCTTTCGCAAACTGCATGGTAGGTTTGCAGGTTTGGGAATCTACACACTGGTTACTTCCTTTATCATCTGTGCCTATTACGTCGTCGTGATGGCGTGGTGCCTGCTTTACTTCCTGGCATCCTTTGGTGTGAAGTGGTCTGGTAATGCCAAGAACTTTTTTTACCAGGATATTCTTCAGGTCAGCGAGAGCGTCTCCAATTTAGGGGGTATTAACTGGTCTGTGTTGCTGGCGCTTCTGGTGGTCTGGATTGCAATTTACTTCTGCGTTTGGAAAGGGACAGAAAGCGTTGGCAAAGTGGTGCAGTATAGTGTTCCCCTACCCGTGATATTGCTGGGCGTGTTGCTGCTGCGGGCAGTCACCTTGCCCGGTTTTCAAGAGGGTTGGCGAATGTATCTCAGCCCAACCTGGAGTGCATTAATTGATCCAGAAGTTTGGACGGCGGCTTTTTCCCAAACTTTCTATACCCTATCCCTTGCCTTTGGTATCATGATCGCCTATGGCAGCTACAAGGAGGATGGCGAAGATATTGCTAGAGATTCCTGGTTAACAACCCTGTTCAACACGGCAATTAGCTTATTAGCAGGCTTTGTCGTCTTTGGCATCCTGGGTTACATGGCATGGCAAACTAAAACGCCGATCACAGAACTGGCAGCCTCCGGTCCAGGTTTGGCGTTCGTCGTGTTTCCTGAAGCACTCAGTTTGATGCCATTGCCTGGGTTATTTAGTGTTTTATTCTTTTTGATGTTGTTTTCCCTGGGAATTGATAGTGCCTTTTCCCTGGTTGAAGCGTTGAATGCTGCGATCCTTGATCGCCATCCCCAGTTCAAGACTGCTAAAGTTTCACTCTGGGTGTGTCTGGCTGGATTTGTTGCCGGAATCATTTTTACCACCCGTGCGGGTCTTTATTTGTTAGATATCGCGGATCACTTCACCACAAATTACAACTTGATGCTGATTGGGATTTTTCAAGCCATTTTGGTGGGTTGGATTTATGGTGCCGAGAAGTTACGCCGTTACATCGATCGCGTCAGCGATTGGCAGGTGGGCAAGTGGTGGAATGTCTCGATTAAATTCATTATTCCAGCCGTTCTAATGGGTTTACTTGCCACTCAACTGACTACCGATATTCGCAAACCCTACGAAGGCTACCCCGCCTGGGCTTTGGGAATGGGTTGGGCGATCGTGCTCCTTCCCCTTCTATACTTTCTATTCTCAATTTTGAAAGACAGAAATCTCTCTGAATATGAGCAAACCTGA